A genome region from Geodermatophilus bullaregiensis includes the following:
- the proC gene encoding pyrroline-5-carboxylate reductase — translation MSERRGLAVLGGGKMGEALLAGLVRRSGPEGVVVCERHPERGEELAQRYGVDVVGLEEAAARSRVLLLAVKPQDLPDLLGLLAPSVTADHLVVSIAAGASTATIEAALPAGVPVVRVMPNTPALVDEGMSVLSAGASAGEAELDEAEALLSTVGRVARVPEHQQDAVTALSGSGPAYFFYLVEAMVDAGVLLGLPRALTTELVVQTALGSAVMLRESGQHPAQLRDAVSSPGGTTIAGIRELERHSVRSALIAAIEAAAQRSVQLGRADGSR, via the coding sequence ATGAGCGAGCGGCGGGGCCTGGCGGTCCTGGGTGGCGGGAAGATGGGCGAGGCGCTGCTGGCCGGGCTGGTCCGGCGCTCCGGCCCCGAGGGCGTCGTCGTCTGCGAGCGGCACCCGGAGCGGGGCGAGGAGCTCGCGCAGCGCTACGGCGTCGACGTCGTCGGCCTCGAGGAGGCCGCCGCCCGCTCGCGTGTGCTGCTGCTGGCGGTCAAGCCGCAGGACCTGCCGGACCTGCTCGGCCTGCTCGCCCCCTCGGTCACCGCCGACCACCTGGTGGTCAGCATCGCCGCGGGCGCCTCGACCGCCACGATCGAGGCCGCCCTGCCGGCGGGGGTGCCGGTCGTGCGGGTCATGCCCAACACCCCGGCCCTGGTCGACGAGGGGATGAGCGTCCTGTCCGCCGGGGCGTCCGCCGGCGAGGCCGAGCTCGACGAGGCCGAGGCGCTGCTGTCCACGGTCGGCCGGGTGGCGCGGGTGCCCGAGCACCAGCAGGACGCGGTGACGGCGCTGTCGGGCAGCGGCCCGGCCTACTTCTTCTACCTGGTCGAGGCGATGGTCGACGCCGGGGTGCTGCTGGGCCTGCCGCGGGCGCTGACCACCGAACTGGTCGTGCAGACCGCGCTGGGCTCGGCGGTGATGCTGCGCGAGTCGGGCCAGCACCCGGCCCAGCTGCGCGACGCGGTGAGCAGCCCGGGCGGGACGACGATCGCCGGGATCCGCGAGCTGGAGCGCCACTCCGTCCGGTCGGCGCTCATCGCGGCGATCGAGGCGGCCGCGCAGCGCTCGGTCCAGCTCGGCCGGGCCGACGGGAGCCGGTGA
- a CDS encoding type 1 glutamine amidotransferase domain-containing protein, with amino-acid sequence MAGELDGMKVAVLATDGVEQVELERPWQSLEEAGAEPELVSLASGTITAYQHIDKGDEKKVDAVVSVADPDEYAALVLPGGVINGDFVRADADAVAFVKAFFEAGKPVAAICHAPWVLAEADVVRGRRMTSWPSLQTDLRNAGATWVDEEVVVDGNLVTSRNPDDLDAFGAAIVEQFARAADEDGDDEDE; translated from the coding sequence ATGGCAGGAGAACTGGACGGGATGAAGGTGGCCGTGCTCGCGACCGACGGGGTCGAGCAGGTCGAGCTCGAGCGGCCGTGGCAGAGCCTGGAGGAGGCCGGGGCCGAGCCGGAGCTGGTGTCGCTGGCGAGCGGGACGATCACCGCCTACCAGCACATCGACAAGGGCGACGAGAAGAAGGTCGACGCGGTGGTCAGCGTGGCCGACCCCGACGAGTACGCGGCGCTGGTCCTGCCCGGCGGCGTCATCAACGGCGACTTCGTCCGCGCCGACGCCGACGCCGTCGCCTTCGTCAAGGCGTTCTTCGAGGCCGGCAAGCCGGTGGCGGCCATCTGCCACGCGCCCTGGGTGCTCGCCGAGGCCGACGTCGTCCGAGGCCGGCGGATGACCTCGTGGCCGTCGCTGCAGACCGACCTGCGCAACGCCGGGGCGACGTGGGTGGACGAGGAGGTCGTCGTCGACGGCAACCTGGTCACCAGCCGCAACCCCGACGACCTCGACGCCTTCGGCGCGGCGATCGTCGAGCAGTTCGCCCGGGCCGCCGACGAGGACGGCGACGACGAGGACGAGTGA
- a CDS encoding Ppx/GppA phosphatase family protein, with translation MRLGVLDVGSNTVHLLVVDAHRGGHPTAQHDDRWLLRLAEHVGDDDVLSKEGEKALVKAVRKACEQAEKLGCEEVLALVTSAIREARNGMEVLERVRRQTGVSLQVTSGEEEARLTFLAVRRWYGWSAGRLLVLDIGGGSLELASGVDEDPEVALSVPLGAGRMTRRFLPEAATGGRPDLAALTALGEHAVDVLRPAAKKLKDAGPPDLVAATSKTFRTLARLTGAAPYSAGLRVPRELSCDALGQLIGFVSRIESRALAELRGVSPDRAHQVPAGAVVAQAAMQALDLPSVRICPWALREGVILRRLDSLGDA, from the coding sequence ATGCGGCTCGGGGTGCTGGACGTCGGCTCGAACACCGTCCACCTGCTCGTGGTCGACGCCCACCGCGGCGGACACCCCACCGCGCAGCACGACGACCGGTGGCTGCTGCGCCTCGCCGAGCACGTCGGGGACGACGACGTGCTGTCCAAGGAGGGCGAGAAGGCGCTGGTCAAGGCCGTGCGCAAGGCGTGCGAGCAGGCCGAGAAGCTCGGCTGCGAGGAGGTGCTCGCACTGGTCACCTCGGCCATCCGCGAGGCGCGCAACGGCATGGAGGTGCTCGAGCGGGTCCGCCGGCAGACCGGCGTCTCGCTGCAGGTGACCAGCGGCGAGGAGGAGGCGCGGCTGACCTTCCTCGCCGTCCGCCGGTGGTACGGCTGGAGCGCGGGCCGGCTGCTGGTGCTCGACATCGGTGGCGGGTCGCTGGAGCTGGCCAGCGGCGTGGACGAGGACCCCGAGGTCGCCCTGTCGGTGCCGCTGGGCGCCGGCCGCATGACCCGCCGCTTCCTGCCGGAGGCCGCCACCGGTGGCCGGCCCGACCTCGCCGCCCTCACCGCCCTGGGCGAGCACGCCGTCGACGTGCTCAGGCCCGCGGCGAAGAAGCTCAAGGACGCCGGGCCGCCGGACCTGGTGGCGGCCACGAGCAAGACGTTCCGCACGCTGGCCCGGCTGACCGGGGCCGCCCCCTACTCGGCCGGGCTCCGGGTGCCGAGGGAGCTCTCCTGCGACGCCCTGGGCCAGCTGATCGGCTTCGTGTCGCGGATCGAGTCGCGCGCCCTGGCCGAGCTGCGCGGCGTGTCGCCCGACCGCGCCCACCAGGTGCCGGCCGGCGCGGTCGTGGCGCAGGCCGCCATGCAGGCCCTGGATCTACCCTCCGTGCGGATCTGTCCGTGGGCGCTGCGCGAGGGCGTCATCCTCCGGCGACTCGACTCGTTGGGAGACGCGTGA
- a CDS encoding bifunctional MFS transporter/dTMP kinase → MIDGQAAGRAGSSASGRGHDNALLALVRVPVFRRMWAAITVSSLGDWLGLLATTALAQQLTRDESTAVQGAAISGVILTRLLPDLVLGPLAGALADRLDRRTTVVVGELLALGLYLSIAVSYELTWLYVAQFLVEAVGLFTNPAKQAIWVAIVPRERLAVANQVSLFSVYGAVPVAALLFALLSTVSRVFPGGGEGGEARTAIVVALVFNAASFGLSAVTVFLSRAMIPPTATDRETPANVFSLVVEGVSFLRGQPLMRALYVGVIGAFGAGGLIIGVAQLYIATLDAGTAGYGVVFGIVFTGLALGMLVGPRILPTVPRRALFARSIGLAGVALLAMSVLQDFVLATGAAFLVGLFAGVSWIIGYTLIGFEVEDRLRGRVFAFVISSVRIVLLLAVAVGPGLAGLLGTHELRFGELVLTLSGPGLTLLVGGVLALAVSAYAVRQVAPRDRTRTRLRDSLRLLWGTSDLLSASSSGVGLFVVVEGADRDLTRRYTADLAQALREDGHTVVATHEPSDTALGRQVRQLLYPPVPPAGRSVTDGEGRPVAAYTAALLAAADRAEHVATVIRPALKRREVVVCNHYVDTSIAFHGAGQGLDADRIFRTSLWATRGLLPDLTVVVDSPVTAGPVDADADAVRAAFLAQAEAAPTRYVVVPGELLGADAASGGTGLVSDAVRRRITTLLAQRHPETGEGGPDGTAGAPVGAARTGTGSVAGGSVG, encoded by the coding sequence GTGATCGACGGACAGGCGGCGGGCCGTGCGGGGTCGTCGGCCAGCGGGCGCGGACACGACAACGCGCTGCTCGCGCTGGTCCGCGTCCCCGTGTTCCGGCGCATGTGGGCGGCGATCACCGTCTCCAGCCTCGGTGACTGGCTCGGCCTGCTGGCGACGACGGCCCTGGCCCAGCAGCTCACCCGCGACGAGTCGACGGCGGTGCAGGGCGCGGCGATCTCCGGCGTCATCCTCACCCGGCTGCTGCCCGACCTGGTCCTGGGCCCGCTCGCCGGCGCCCTGGCCGACCGGCTCGACCGGCGCACCACCGTCGTCGTCGGCGAGCTGCTGGCGCTGGGCCTGTACCTGTCGATCGCGGTCAGCTACGAGCTGACCTGGCTCTACGTCGCGCAGTTCCTCGTCGAGGCGGTCGGGCTGTTCACCAACCCGGCCAAGCAGGCGATCTGGGTGGCCATCGTGCCGCGGGAGCGGCTGGCGGTGGCCAACCAGGTCTCGCTGTTCAGCGTCTACGGCGCCGTCCCGGTGGCCGCGCTGCTGTTCGCGCTGCTGTCCACGGTCAGCCGGGTCTTCCCCGGCGGCGGTGAGGGCGGCGAGGCGCGGACGGCGATCGTCGTCGCGCTGGTGTTCAACGCCGCCAGCTTCGGGCTCTCGGCGGTCACCGTCTTCCTCTCGCGGGCGATGATCCCGCCGACGGCGACCGACCGCGAGACGCCGGCCAACGTCTTCTCCCTCGTCGTCGAGGGCGTGTCCTTCCTGCGCGGGCAGCCGCTCATGCGGGCCCTCTACGTCGGCGTCATCGGCGCCTTCGGGGCCGGCGGGCTGATCATCGGCGTCGCCCAGCTCTACATCGCGACGCTGGACGCCGGCACGGCCGGCTACGGCGTGGTCTTCGGCATCGTGTTCACCGGCCTGGCCCTGGGCATGCTCGTCGGGCCGCGGATCCTGCCCACGGTGCCGCGGCGCGCGCTGTTCGCCCGCTCCATCGGGCTGGCCGGGGTGGCGCTGCTGGCCATGTCGGTGCTGCAGGACTTCGTGCTGGCCACCGGCGCGGCCTTCCTCGTCGGCCTGTTCGCCGGGGTGTCCTGGATCATCGGCTACACGCTGATCGGCTTCGAGGTCGAGGACCGGCTGCGCGGCCGGGTGTTCGCGTTCGTCATCTCCTCGGTGCGGATCGTGCTGCTGCTCGCCGTCGCCGTCGGCCCGGGCCTGGCCGGCCTGCTGGGCACGCACGAGCTGCGCTTCGGCGAGCTGGTCCTCACCCTCAGCGGCCCCGGCCTCACGCTGCTGGTGGGTGGTGTCCTCGCGCTCGCGGTGAGCGCCTACGCCGTCCGGCAGGTGGCGCCCCGCGACCGGACCCGGACCCGCCTGCGCGACTCGCTGCGGCTGCTGTGGGGCACCTCCGACCTCCTCTCGGCCTCCTCGAGCGGCGTCGGGCTGTTCGTCGTGGTCGAGGGCGCCGACCGCGACCTCACCCGCCGCTACACCGCCGACCTCGCGCAGGCGCTGCGGGAGGACGGCCACACCGTGGTGGCCACCCACGAGCCGAGCGACACGGCACTGGGCCGGCAGGTGCGCCAGCTGCTCTACCCGCCGGTGCCCCCGGCCGGCCGGTCGGTGACCGACGGCGAGGGCCGTCCGGTGGCCGCCTACACCGCCGCGCTGCTGGCCGCCGCCGACCGGGCCGAGCACGTGGCCACGGTGATCCGCCCGGCGCTCAAGCGGCGCGAGGTCGTGGTGTGCAACCACTACGTGGACACCTCGATCGCCTTCCACGGCGCCGGGCAGGGCCTGGACGCCGACCGCATCTTCCGGACGTCGCTGTGGGCCACCCGCGGCCTGCTGCCCGACCTCACCGTGGTCGTCGACTCCCCCGTCACCGCCGGCCCGGTGGACGCCGACGCCGACGCCGTCCGCGCGGCCTTCCTCGCCCAGGCCGAGGCCGCTCCCACCCGCTACGTCGTCGTCCCGGGCGAGCTGCTGGGCGCCGACGCCGCGTCCGGCGGGACCGGGCTGGTGTCCGACGCCGTCCGCCGGCGGATCACCACGCTGCTCGCCCAGCGCCACCCGGAGACCGGCGAGGGAGGGCCCGACGGCACCGCCGGCGCGCCGGTGGGCGCGGCGCGGACCGGTACCGGGAGCGTCGCCGGAGGCTCCGTAGGCTGA
- a CDS encoding class I SAM-dependent methyltransferase, producing the protein MAAPVTWTTEDTEEVDCCLCGVRGRLVHDLAPFGVVRCPRCGLVFVSPRLRPEALQRLYDDVGYFEGGVYGGGVDGGDGTGPAAADGRFDPAMLLQRTWTAGRLALLDRVRGRSPDGRLLEVGAGYGLFLDAARRAGWETSGVELSRTGARHARETLGLDVFCGQLADAPLRPGFDVVCAWDTVEHVPDPLDLWRTVRSLVADDGVVLFSTPYVSSLPARLLGTRWWTLKPAEHIWHFTPRTHGVLLARAGLALTRVVRNPLAPANAGRLDSLVGVARPVPL; encoded by the coding sequence GTGGCTGCCCCGGTGACCTGGACGACCGAGGACACCGAGGAGGTCGACTGCTGCCTGTGCGGCGTGCGCGGCCGGCTCGTGCACGACCTCGCCCCCTTCGGCGTCGTGCGGTGCCCGCGGTGCGGCCTGGTCTTCGTCAGCCCGCGGCTGCGCCCCGAGGCCCTCCAGCGGCTCTACGACGACGTCGGCTACTTCGAGGGCGGCGTGTACGGCGGCGGTGTCGACGGCGGGGACGGCACCGGCCCCGCGGCCGCCGACGGCAGGTTCGACCCCGCGATGCTGCTGCAGCGCACCTGGACGGCGGGCCGGCTCGCGCTGCTCGACCGGGTGCGCGGCCGGAGCCCGGACGGCCGGCTGCTGGAGGTCGGCGCCGGCTACGGCCTGTTCCTGGACGCGGCCCGGCGGGCCGGCTGGGAGACCAGCGGGGTGGAGCTGTCGCGCACCGGCGCGCGGCACGCCCGGGAGACGCTCGGCCTCGACGTCTTCTGCGGCCAGCTCGCCGACGCCCCGCTGCGGCCGGGCTTCGACGTCGTCTGCGCGTGGGACACCGTGGAGCACGTGCCCGACCCGCTCGACCTCTGGCGCACCGTCCGGTCGCTGGTGGCCGACGACGGCGTCGTGCTGTTCTCCACGCCCTACGTCTCGTCGCTGCCCGCGCGCCTGCTGGGCACCCGCTGGTGGACGCTCAAGCCGGCCGAGCACATCTGGCACTTCACCCCGCGCACCCACGGGGTGCTGCTGGCCCGCGCGGGGCTGGCGCTGACCCGGGTGGTGCGCAACCCGCTGGCCCCGGCCAACGCCGGGCGGCTGGACTCCCTGGTCGGCGTGGCCCGGCCGGTCCCGCTGTGA
- a CDS encoding helix-turn-helix domain-containing protein, producing the protein MHEDRPVVVSAVVADGIVGSFGIGVAAEVFGYDRRAMGLPRFDFALVTERPGVVRTDTGIPITVEHDFARLAASDIVLITAWEVFDAEPTAALIAAVRAAHARGATIVTHCTGAFVAAAAGLLDGCRATTHWRWAGELAARFPAVRVDPAVLYVDCGQVVTGAGTAAGVDAMLHLVRREWGAAAANALAREMVVPPHRDGGQAQFIDAPVAECEDDRLGVVLDWARAHLADDLSVDVLARRALMSPRSFARRFKATTGTTPHAWLLGQRLAAAETLLEDSDASVEEVARLVGFGTAAGFREQFVRRRGVSPRAYRQTFRTGAVVRAVPDAAEDGSAA; encoded by the coding sequence GTGCACGAGGACCGTCCCGTCGTCGTCAGCGCCGTCGTCGCCGACGGCATCGTCGGCAGCTTCGGCATCGGTGTCGCCGCCGAGGTGTTCGGCTACGACCGCCGCGCCATGGGCCTGCCGCGCTTCGACTTCGCGCTGGTCACCGAGCGGCCCGGGGTCGTGCGCACCGACACCGGCATCCCCATCACCGTGGAGCACGACTTCGCGCGACTGGCGGCGTCCGACATCGTGCTGATCACCGCGTGGGAGGTGTTCGACGCGGAGCCGACGGCGGCGCTGATCGCGGCGGTCCGCGCCGCGCACGCCCGCGGGGCCACGATCGTCACCCACTGCACCGGGGCCTTCGTCGCCGCGGCGGCCGGGCTGCTCGACGGCTGCCGGGCCACCACCCACTGGCGCTGGGCCGGGGAGCTCGCGGCCCGCTTCCCGGCGGTGCGGGTCGACCCCGCCGTCCTCTACGTCGACTGCGGCCAGGTGGTCACCGGCGCGGGGACGGCGGCCGGGGTGGACGCGATGCTGCACCTGGTGCGCCGCGAGTGGGGCGCCGCCGCGGCCAACGCGCTGGCCCGCGAGATGGTCGTCCCGCCGCACCGCGACGGTGGGCAGGCCCAGTTCATCGACGCCCCGGTCGCCGAGTGCGAGGACGACCGCCTCGGCGTCGTGCTCGACTGGGCCCGCGCCCACCTGGCCGACGACCTCAGCGTCGACGTGCTCGCCCGGCGTGCCCTGATGAGCCCGCGCAGCTTCGCCCGCCGGTTCAAGGCCACCACCGGCACGACGCCCCACGCCTGGCTGCTCGGCCAGCGGCTGGCCGCCGCCGAGACGTTGCTCGAGGACAGCGACGCCTCCGTCGAGGAGGTCGCCCGGCTGGTCGGCTTCGGCACCGCCGCCGGCTTCCGCGAGCAGTTCGTCCGCCGTCGCGGCGTCTCGCCGCGGGCCTACCGGCAGACCTTCCGCACCGGCGCGGTCGTGCGGGCGGTGCCCGACGCCGCCGAGGACGGCTCGGCGGCGTGA